A region of the Methanobrevibacter oralis genome:
AATGTTTTCCATAGTCACTGATTATTCTGTATCGTTGTGTTTTTACTGCAATATTCTTGTACTGGGCAGTTTTTTGCATTCTTTGGTCCAATGTGTGATTCTTGTTTTGTTTTTGTATTGGTATTCGCTTTTTTTTCTATAGTGGTTGACCAATTGGGGGGGAAGATATAGGTCATCATTTTCGTGATCATAGTTGATAATTTATCTTTTGGAAAAATGGTTTTTCGGACAAATTTCTATTTTTTTCTTTTCTTGAGAGTTTTCGTGAGGATATGTAACCGTCAAGGGTCATGTTTTTTCAAGATATTCTGTGTTTTTCATCTGTTGAATAGTCATTATCTGCACTTACTTGGTAATTAACAGGCATTTTCATCGTTATATTTCTGTTAAATTTGATTGTACTTGTTCCATTTAATGGAACAAGTTCGTAATGGTCTGTTGGATTGTATTGTTATGTATGATGCTAGGATTATTCTTTTATGTGAGTCTACAGCAATCTGTCCATTGTAATCCAAATTCCCCATTTTACCTCTTTTTTTTATTAATCATAAATCTTGAATCTGGATCATTTACACTTTATTACATCATTTTTTCCAGAATTCTTTAAGCTTTTCTTCGAGTGTTTTCAAGCTTTTTTATAAATTTTTTTCAGGATTTTTCTTCTGGATTGTTTTAAGAGGTTTTTACTTGAAGCTCTCAATTTATCTTTGGTCTACATCATTTTTTCAAAGGATTTTTTTTTATTGATTTTCTCTTACTGTTTCTTGGAATTTTTGTTTGTTAATATGATTCAGGAAACACTAATTTTTCCAGATTCATCGCCCAATTCCAAATCTTCTTCTTGATCCAATTTATAATACTTTTCTTCCAAAGTGTTCTTTCCATGATTATTTTTAATTGTTGTTCATTGGTTATTATTTTTTAAAGATGTTTTTACTTTAGTTCCATCTAAAAATTAAATGGTGGATTTTAATTAAATCTTCCTTCTTTTGCAAATCTTTAAAGTTGTTTTAAAAGCTTCATCAATTAAATCAGGTATAATCCAATTTGAATCTTTAAAAATTGTCCCTATAAACTGGCTTTTGCATGCCTGCTAAGTACATATAAGCAATATTCAGTTCTTGTTCTTCTCTCAATTTCACGAGAAGACAATCCACCATCAAATAACACTCATCAAAACCAATCCTAAGCAACATTTCACGAGGATAAGCAGGTTCACCAGGCTTATCACGAAAAACTCCTTGTTAGCTTCGGAACAATCAATTTGATCAACCACATTTTTAATAAAATAACACGGATGACCTTCAGGAATCAAATTACTCAAGTCCATAGGCACCAACATAGTCTGATTAATAGTATCATCTTTTAAAACCATAAATAAAACAACCATAAATATTAATATCTATAATAAAAGATTATACTTCATAATATATAAAATTAAAGGAAAAATAAACGAAAAAAATTTTAAAAATTAATGAGAGTCATGTCCCATCCTGTAAGTATAAGAAAAAAATTAGTATGAAAAAATATAGTTTCTTACCAAAATTTTATACCTAATGAGTTATAGATATATACTCATGGGAAAATTTAATAATAAAATTGAGAAACATTTGGAGCTTTCTGAAATTGCAGATATTTTGAAAGAGTACAGGGAATATTACAATGTTTATAGGCGTCTTTTAGTGATTCACATGGTTGCAAACGGTGAAAGTATTGCTAAAGCCTCAAAAAACATTAATATATCCAGAAAAACTGGTGAACGATGGGTCAAACAATATAATGAAAATGGTGTTGATGGCTTATTTTCAAATTATTCGAATTGTGGCCGAAAATCATACCTAAATGACCAACAATTAAAAGAATTAAAAAAAATCATTACTGGAAATGAAGAAAAATATAATTTAAAAGATGTAAGAAATCTTATTGAAGAAAAATACGGAATAACATACAGCGAAAAGCAAGTTTGGGTCATTACAAGACAAAAACTAAATTTAAACTATGAAAAACCATTCATTCAATATAAAACTCATCCAGAAAAAACCTGAAGAAGATCTTAAAAAAAAACTAACTTTCATAAATCTAAAAACTGAGTATTTTGCTTTTTTTAGATGAAACATCTTGTCAAAATGTTCTAAATATCATAAGAGTATTATATGCTCTTGGAGAAAGAAATACACAAACAAAACATCCAATAAAATTTGGAATATATGTAACTGGCTAAGGAATCAATTACAACTCATACATGGAAGTAAACACAAAAAACAATGCATTCCAATTTGTAATTACATTATGTCATTAATGTATTGAAAACATGGAAAACACTTTCGATAAACATTTAATCGAATGCAAAAATTGTTGAAAAAACATGCGAAATATTAAATATAAACCTAACGTCTTTACAGCCATATTGCCCTGATTTAAATCCAATCGAAGATATATGGCGTAAAATCAAATCGAAAATATATAAATCAATATATGAAAATTTAAACGAATTAATAGGAATATTTAAAGAAAAATTCAATAAAATAGTCGATTTAACATCATTCTACAAAAATTGGGTGAATGAATATTTAGATACAAACATTTGGTAAAACACTATAGAAAAAATTCTTAAGTTTCTAGGAATAATCTATTATAGACTAAAAATAAATAACATAAAAGACAATGAAAAAATATTAAAAATGAGTCAATGACCCATATAAAAAAATGATTATTCATTTAAAGAAATAATACTAATTTCATAATTACTTCCATCTTCAATATCAATTAATACAGCCCCATTATCCTTGAGCATGCCAGGATTAGCTACATCAGTTACTGTGCCAATTTTACAAAGAGCTTTTGCTTCATGAATATGACCACAAATATTAATAGTAGGTTCAAATTCATGGATAGACTTTAAAATTCCTTGACTACCAACATGATCTCCACTTTCTGTTAAATCGGCGCAAGTGTTATATGGTGGAGCATGAGTAACTAAAATTTTAACTTTGGAAACTTCTTTATTTTCCACATAATCATAATTCGCTAATAATTCATAAACCTCTCCATAAATCTTGTTATCTTGAATTTCACCTGGAGTATTGAATGGAGTTGGATTTGAACCACCATATCCAAATAATACTGCATCCCCATATGCAACAATATTTTTATGAAGGCAAAATGCTCCTGATTCATTAATTGCATTACATATACCTTCAGGATCACAATTACCTGGAACAGCCATTACATCACAATCGCAGCCTAATATTTTACTTATGAATTCATCAACAAAATCTAAAGGACCAAAGTTAGTAATATCACCTGTAATTAAAACTAAATCAATATCATTATTTTTAAGATATGTAATTAAGTTTTCATTATCTTCCCCATGAACATCACTTATTGCTAAAAATTTCATTAAAATCACCTAATTATTCTAAAAAGAAAGATCCCATTTCTTTTAAACCAATTTTGAGATCTTTATCATCCCCATGTAATTGAATAGTTAAATCATCATCATATTCAATAATTAATCCATTCCATTCTGCAATTTCTTGAACTCTTTCTTCAGCTAATGCTTTTTTCAAAGTGATTCTACCAGTAATTAAACCAGGTGGAGTATTAACTAAGAATTTGGATCGGGATTTAGAAAATTCAAATACTTCTTTTCCTTGCATGACTTGTTTAAATAAATCAAGCCATTTATCAACATATTCTTCGCCCTCTTCTTCAGCAATAGTTAAAAGAGTTCCTTGAATATTATTTAAAGACATTTCTGCTTTTGCCAAACCATTGATTAAATCTGGATGAGATGGGTCTCTTTTATAAGAACTAATAGATGACCTAATTAGTCCCATCTCAGGGTTAATTCCATTTGGGATATTATATCCTTTTTTAGTTAAATCTGTAAGAAGATTATGTAGAACTAACCAATTTTGTTCAGATGGCATGTTCATAAGTGTCCACCTATAATTTTTAAAGTTGTATGATTGATTTTTGCATCAGCATCCTTTAATTCTTTTTCAATTTCCCTAATACTATTATAAGAGTCTAAAAATAAAACGTGATGAGTTGATGTGCCAGCAATGTTTAAAATAGCTATTTCATCAGTGTCGTTAATTTCTCTTTTATCAATAGTTGCTTTGAATTGAACATAAGGTTCATATTCTTCTGGAAGGTCTGTGTATTTAAAAATACCATCTAATGTTGCGACAAACATATATACACCTCAAATTTTTATAGTCTAATTTATTTTACTAATGATATATATAATTAATTACAAATTATTCGTGTAATATAAAACAAAATAAAAAATCCCTAAAAAAGATTAAAAATTAATATAAAAACTAAATAAAAAAATAATAAAACAATTAGCTATCAATGAAACAAAAGTTTTTCAAGATAACAAACCATCCAAAAATGTGTTTTCAATGTCTAAAAAAATAAAAATTAAGGATAAAAAATCCTAAATTTATTTTGCATTTTCGCCTAATGCTTTTGCAAGAGCAGGAGCGGCATCAATAACTTGTGCATCTAAAGTTAAATCTTCAGCAGATAATCCCATAGCTAATCCATATAATTGAGCTAAATGGAACACAGGGATATTAAAGTTAGTACCATATCTTTCATTAACTTCTTTCTGTCCTGCATCAAATTGCATGTGGCAGAATGGACATACATTAATGATAGCTTCAGCACCTGCAGCAGTCATATTATCAAGTTTTTCTTTTGTGAAACTAGCAGTTACATCAATATCTCTAGATCTTAAACCACCACCAGCACCACAGCACATCATTTTGTCTTTATAGTCAACAGATTTTACACCAGTGAGTTCTACAATATCGTCTAAAATAGATGGATTTTCAGCTTGTTCTTCAATACCAATTTCTTCAGTTGGTTTTAAGAAGTGACATCCATAGTGAACTGCAACATTTAAATCTAATGGTTTTTCTACAAGGGATGCCAATTGTTCAAATCCTACATCGTCTCTTAAAATTTGTGCAAAGTGTTTAACATTAATAGTTCCTTTGAATTCTCTGTTAATTTCTGCTAAGTTAGCATTGATTTTTTCTCTTTTTTCGTCATTTTCTTTTAACATATGGTTACATTCAGTTAAAGATCCAAAACAACCATTACATTCAGTCATGATATCTAATCCCATGTCTTCAGCAATAGTTAAGTTACGTGCACCGATTGTAGCCCAAGTTTCTTCATCAAAAGAACCAAATACACCAGGAGCTGGACAACAGGAAGCCCCTTCCATGTCTTTTAATTCAAAATCTAATGCGTCAAATAAAATTCTGGTTGCTTTTTCAACACCAGGATAACGGTTGTTCATGATACAACCTAAGAAGTATGCAATTTCCATATTATAACTCTCCAAAAAAAATTATTCTTTTAATCCACCAGTTGCTTCATCGTAACCAATTAATTCATCAAAAGCTGTGACTTTACATAATGTTTGTACTTCTTTTAAAGCTTCAGGGAAAGAATGAGTAGTAGAAGGCAATTCAGAAAGACCAATTTTGGTTCTTAATGCTCTTACTTTATCATTGATAGGTACAGCATGTCCAGTATTCATTACAAAAACACCAGTCATTTTGTGTCCTTTTGCCATATATCCTGCATGAGCAGCTATGTTACGTGCTTTTTTAATAATTTCCACAATTTTAACACTTCTAGGACATCTTTCTTGACAAGTGTAACAAGTAGTACACATCCATAGTGCATCATCAGTGATTACTTCTTCTTTTAATCCTAACAAACATTTTCTTACTATTTGTCTTACTTTATAAGGAGTTCTTCTTCCAGAAGGACAACTTCCACTACAAGTACCACATTGGAAACAATGTTTTACAGTATCAATTCCCGCATCAATGAACTCAGTAGTAAAATCTGGATCACGATGGGTATCATTTAATAATTCTTTATCAGTCAATAAAGTCATATTATCTCTCTTTTCATCTTTATTAATTGAATTTTCATCTTTATTTTTTTTATCTTTAGAGTCTTCAACATCTTCAGAATCATTTGTTTGTTCAAGAATTTCTTCTTCAGAATCTTTCTTAACAGATTCCATAGAAGTTTTCTCCTCAACAACCTCTTCAGTTGTTTCAAGAGCTTCTTCAATGTTTTTTGATTCATCAACGTTGTCTTTATCTAAAGGTTTAACAGAGACATCTTCAGATGTGTTAGAAACATCTTTTGGGATGTCTTCTTTTTCATTATCTTTACCTCTAAATAGAGATTTAAGACGATCTAAAATAGACATTGAAAACACACCTCGGATAATCATTGGAATCTTTTCCTCAAATCCATACTAATATTCTATAAAAATAACATATATAAAGCTTACTAAATTTTTCGATTGTGTTACCTTATAGATAACACTTGATTAATATTTTAGGAAACCCCAAAAATGAAAAAAGTGAAAAATAAAGATATTTTAAGCATTAACAATAATTAATCTAAAATTTCCGTAATATACCCCCATAAGATATTATAACCAATATTTAGAATTAAACAATTATAACTAACTAAAACATTGCTAAAAACCTTTTTAAAAATAGAAAAAATATTAACTGATAAGATAAGTTTAAAATACAATGTTTACTAATATGAAAGTAAGAAATAAAAGGTAGAATTAAATGATTAACAAATTTGAAATTAAATCCCATAATGGACCTGGAAGACTTGGAAAGTTAGATAATAAAA
Encoded here:
- the hdrB gene encoding CoB--CoM heterodisulfide reductase subunit B, yielding MEIAYFLGCIMNNRYPGVEKATRILFDALDFELKDMEGASCCPAPGVFGSFDEETWATIGARNLTIAEDMGLDIMTECNGCFGSLTECNHMLKENDEKREKINANLAEINREFKGTINVKHFAQILRDDVGFEQLASLVEKPLDLNVAVHYGCHFLKPTEEIGIEEQAENPSILDDIVELTGVKSVDYKDKMMCCGAGGGLRSRDIDVTASFTKEKLDNMTAAGAEAIINVCPFCHMQFDAGQKEVNERYGTNFNIPVFHLAQLYGLAMGLSAEDLTLDAQVIDAAPALAKALGENAK
- a CDS encoding DUF2096 domain-containing protein, with the translated sequence MNMPSEQNWLVLHNLLTDLTKKGYNIPNGINPEMGLIRSSISSYKRDPSHPDLINGLAKAEMSLNNIQGTLLTIAEEEGEEYVDKWLDLFKQVMQGKEVFEFSKSRSKFLVNTPPGLITGRITLKKALAEERVQEIAEWNGLIIEYDDDLTIQLHGDDKDLKIGLKEMGSFFLE
- a CDS encoding DUF749 domain-containing protein; protein product: MFVATLDGIFKYTDLPEEYEPYVQFKATIDKREINDTDEIAILNIAGTSTHHVLFLDSYNSIREIEKELKDADAKINHTTLKIIGGHL
- the hdrC gene encoding CoB--CoM heterodisulfide reductase subunit C, encoding MSILDRLKSLFRGKDNEKEDIPKDVSNTSEDVSVKPLDKDNVDESKNIEEALETTEEVVEEKTSMESVKKDSEEEILEQTNDSEDVEDSKDKKNKDENSINKDEKRDNMTLLTDKELLNDTHRDPDFTTEFIDAGIDTVKHCFQCGTCSGSCPSGRRTPYKVRQIVRKCLLGLKEEVITDDALWMCTTCYTCQERCPRSVKIVEIIKKARNIAAHAGYMAKGHKMTGVFVMNTGHAVPINDKVRALRTKIGLSELPSTTHSFPEALKEVQTLCKVTAFDELIGYDEATGGLKE
- a CDS encoding helix-turn-helix domain-containing protein, giving the protein MGKFNNKIEKHLELSEIADILKEYREYYNVYRRLLVIHMVANGESIAKASKNINISRKTGERWVKQYNENGVDGLFSNYSNCGRKSYLNDQQLKELKKIITGNEEKYNLKDVRNLIEEKYGITYSEKQVWVITRQKLNLNYEKPFIQYKTHPEKT
- a CDS encoding metallophosphoesterase family protein — encoded protein: MKFLAISDVHGEDNENLITYLKNNDIDLVLITGDITNFGPLDFVDEFISKILGCDCDVMAVPGNCDPEGICNAINESGAFCLHKNIVAYGDAVLFGYGGSNPTPFNTPGEIQDNKIYGEVYELLANYDYVENKEVSKVKILVTHAPPYNTCADLTESGDHVGSQGILKSIHEFEPTINICGHIHEAKALCKIGTVTDVANPGMLKDNGAVLIDIEDGSNYEISIISLNE